The Synchiropus splendidus isolate RoL2022-P1 chromosome 1, RoL_Sspl_1.0, whole genome shotgun sequence genome includes a window with the following:
- the ppfia1 gene encoding liprin-alpha-1 isoform X11 gives MMCEVMPTISEAEGPGGGGGSGRRGSGSPLQSDSEGHFESLMVSMLEERDRLLETLRETQENLGLTQGKLHEVSHERDSLQRQLNTALPQEFAALTKEVNVCREQLLEKEEEIAELKAERNNTRLLLEHLECLVSRHERSLRMTVVKRQAQSPAGVSSEVEVLKALKSLFEHHKALDEKVRERLRVALERCSALEEQLTISHKELAYLREQSSLKRGLADGTSDVNHNSENTPNTNGKRSSDGSLSQEDESAPGYRKVGELQEMVDRQTADLSQMKERMATMAGRVSELEEDLDTARKDLIKSEDSNTRLQRDLRESMAQKEDMEERITTLEKRYLAAQREATSVHDLNDKLENEVANKDSLFRQTEERNRQLQEKLELAEQKLQQTIRKAETLPEVEAELAQRVAALTKAEERHGNVEERLKQLEAQLEEKNQELLRARQREKMNEEHNKRLSETVDKLLTESNERLQLHLKERMSALEDKNALIRELEHTKKLIEESHHEKDQLLIQIETMRAETEQGRGGNNSLLHGRSPMGSTPDFRYPVSASSMMDSNSDHFGGALVLRRPQKGRVAALRDEPSKVQTLNEQEWERVQQANVLANVAHAFESDMDASDLEDDRETIFSSVDLLSPGQADAQTLALMLQEQLDAINNEIRMIQEEKENTAIRAEEIECRVGSGDSLGGRFRSMSSIPPSLCAGSSVGGSPPGSGSSTPRRIPRSPNRELDRMGVMTLPSDLRKHRRKASQDDKATIRCETSPPTTPRSMRLNREGGHAASQEDIRDIRGLAGLQDGQGSDPSSSNSSQDSLNKAAKKKSIKSSIGRLFGKKEKGRPSIPGKESPSQAGTPEGENSPKDGLGMGTLGGAAEKNRKLQKKHELLEEARRQGLPFAQWDGPTVVVWLELWVGMPAWYVAACRANVKSGAIMSALSDTEIQREIGISNPLHRLKLRLAIQEIMSLTSPSAPPTSRTTLAYGDMNHEWIGNEWLPSLGLPQYRSYFMESLVDARMLDHLTKKDLRGQLKMVDSFHRNSFQCGVMCLRRLNYDRKELERKREESQMDLKDVLVWSNERLISWVQSIGLKEYSANLYESGVHGALLSLDETFDHNTLALLLQIPMQNTQARATLEREYNSLLAIGTDRRMEEDDDKNFRRAPSWRKKFRPKDMRVISLGASDTLPANFRVTSSNTASPSMQPKRSPMDGSQSIQRLDTATVRTYSC, from the exons ATGATGTGCGAGGTGATGCCTACCATCAGTGAGGCAGAAGGGCCTGGCGGGGGAGGAGGCAGCGGTCGACGGGGCTCTGGTTCGCCGCTACAGTCAGACTCTGAAGGTCATTTTGAGTCGCTGATGGTATCCATGCTGGAGGAGAGGGATCGTCTTCTGGAGACTCTGAGAGAGACTCAGGAGAATCTGGGATTGACCCAGGGAAAACTGCATGAGGTCAGCCATGAGAGAGACTCGCTGCAGAGGCAACTGAACACGGCACTACCTCAG GAGTTTGCTGCTCTGACGAAGGAGGTGAATGTGTGTCGGGAGCAGCTCttggaaaaagaggaagagatTGCTGAATTAAAGGCGGAGAGGAACAACACACGG CTGTTGTTGGAGCACCTTGAGTGTCTGGTATCACGACATGAGCGCAGTCTGAGAATGACAGTCGTAAAGCGGCAGGCACAGTCTCCTGCAGGGGTCTCCAGTGAAGTGGAAGTACTCAAAGCACTCAAGTCGTTATTTGAACATCATAAAGCCCTCGATGAGAAG GTGAGAGAGAGACTCCGCGTGGCTCTGGAGCGATGCAGTGCTCTGGAGGAGCAACTCACCATCTCACACAAAGAA TTGGCATACCTGCGGGAGCAGAGCAGTCTGAAGAGAGGATTGGCGGATGGCACCAGTGACGTGAACCACAACTCTGAAAACACTCCCAACACCAATGGcaag AGGTCATCAGACGGCTCCTTAAGTCAAGAAGATGAGTCCGCACCGGGCTACAGAAAGGTCGGTGAGCTCCAAGAGATGGTGGACCGCCAGACAGCTGATCTCAGTCAGATGAAGGAGCGCATGGCAACAATGGCAGGGCGGGTgtcggagctggaggaggacctGGACACTGCCAGAAAAGACCTCATCAAGTCTGAAGACTCCAACACACGGCTTCAGAGGGACCTAAGAGAG TCAATGGCTCAGAAGGAAGACATGGAGGAGAGGATCACTACTCTGGAGAAACGTTACCTAGCAGCTCAGCGAGAGGCGACTTCCGTCCACGACCTTAACGACAAGTTGGAGAACGAAGTGGCAAACAAGGATTCACTCTTCAGACAG ACCGAAGAAAGGAATCGACAGCTGCAAGAGAAGCTGGAGCTCGCTGAGCAGAAGCTTCAGCAAACCATTCGTAAAGCTGAGACCCTGCCTGaggtggaggcagagctggCTCAAAGAGTTGCCGCCCTCACTAAG GCTGAGGAACGCCATGGCAACGTGGAGGAGAGACTAAAACAGCTGGAGGCACAGCTAGAGGAGAAGAACCAGGAGCTTCTGAGA GCGCGACAGCGTGAGAAGATGAATGAAGAGCACAACAAGCGACTTTCAGAGACCGTTGACAAGCTGCTGACCGAGTCCAATGAACGACTTCAGCTGCACCTGAAGGAAAGGATGTCTGCCCTGGAGGACAAG AATGCCCTGATCAGGGAACTGGAGCACACCAAGAAACTGATTGAGGAATCTCACCATGAAAAG GATCAGCTGCTGATCCAAATTGAGACAATGAGAGCAGAGACAGAGCAGGGACGCGGCGGGAACAACTCCTTACTACACGG ACGTTCACCGATGGGCAGTACTCCAGACTTCAGATATCCAGTGTCGGCATCGTCAATGATGGACAGTAACTCGGATCACTTTGGTGGTGCTTTGGTTCTGAGGCGACCTCAAAAGGGGCGAGTGGCCGCCCTGCGGGACGAGCCGTCCAAG GTGCAGACCCTGAACGAGCAGGAGTGGGAGCGCGTGCAGCAGGCTAACGTGCTGGCCAACGTGGCCCACGCTTTCGAGAGTGACATGGATGCATCTGACCTGGAGGATGACCGTGAGACTATCTTCAGTTCGGTAGACCTTCTGTCGCCTGGCCAGGCAGATGCCCAAACACTGGCTTTGATGCTGCAGGAACAGCTCGATGCCATTAACAACGAAATACG AATGATccaagaggagaaggagaacacTGCCATCCGGGCGGAGGAGATCGAGTGTCGAGTGGGAAGTGGTGACAGTCTTGGAGGGCGTTTCCGCTCTATGAGCTCCATTCCTCCATCGCTGTGTGCCGGCTCCTCAGTGGGTGGTTCACCACCAGGCTCTGGTAGCTCCACACCAAGAAGGATCCCCCGCAGTCCCAATAGGGAACTGGACCGAATGGGCGTCATGACCCTG CCTAGTGACCTGCGCAAGCACCGCAGGAAG GCTTCTCAGGATGACAAAGCCACAATCCGATGTGAAACGTCTCCTCCCACAACTCCCCGCTCCATGCGTttgaacagagagggaggacaCGCTGCCAGCCAAGAGGACATTCGGGATATCAGGGG GCTGGCCGGTCTGCAGGATGGTCAGGGCAGTGaccccagcagcagcaacagcagccaggATTCTCTCAACAAGGCTGCCAAAAAGAAAAGTATCAAGTCTTCAATCGGACGCCTATTCGGGAAGAAGGAGAAGGGCCGACCCAGCATTCCTGGAAAAGAGTCCCCTAGTCAAG CAGGAACTCCAGAGGGTGAGAACTCGCCAAAGGACGGTTTGGGAATGGGAACGTTGGGAGGAGCCGCTGAGAAGAACAGGAAGCTGCAGAAAAA ACATGAGTTGCTTGAAGAAGCTCGAAGACAAGGCTTGCCTTTCGCTCAGTGGGACGGTCCCACCGTGGTGGTCTGGCTTGAG CTCTGGGTGGGCATGCCGGCCTGGTACGTGGCTGCCTGTCGGGCCAATGTCAAGAGTGGCGCCATCATGTCCGCGCTGTCGGACACAGAGATCCAGAGAGAAATCGGCATCAGCAATCCACTGCACCGACTTAAGCTCCGCCTTGCCATCCAAGAAATCATGTCCCTCACCAGCCCGTCTGCTCCTCCCACGTCCAGAACG ACGCTGGCGTACGGCGACATGAATCATGAGTGGATAGGTAATGAATGGCTGCCCAGCCTGGGTCTCCCACAGTACCGCTCCTACTTCATGGAATCCCTGGTGGACGCCCGCATGCTGGACCACCTGACCAAAAAGGACCTGCGAGGACAGCTGAAGATGGTGGATAGCTTTCACAG GAACAGCTTTCAGTGTGGAGTCATGTGTTTGCGGAGACTGAACTACGACAGGAAAGAGCTTGAAAGGAAAAGAGAGGAATCTCAGATGGACCTTAAAG ACGTGCTTGTGTGGAGTAATGAGCGCCTCATCAGCTGGGTTCAGTCAATTGGCCTGAAAGAGTACAGTGCAAACCTCTATGAGAGCGGAGTCCATGGAGCCCTGCTGTCCTTGGATGAGACCTTCGACCACAACACTCTTGCTCTGCTGCTACAGATCCCTATGCAGAACACACAG GCCAGAGCGACCCTGGAGCGAGAGTACAACAGTCTCCTGGCCATCGGAACAGATCGCAGAATGGAAGAG GACGACGACAAGAACTTCCGTCGTGCTCCATCATGGAGAAAGAAGTTTCGACCCAAAGACATGAGGGTGATATCGCTGGGTGCCTCCGACACGCTGCCTGCAAACTTCAGAGTGACCAGCAGCAACACGGCGTCTCCCTCCATGCAGCCAAAGAGAAGTCCCATGGATG GAAGTCAGTCTATACAGAGGCTGGACACTGCCACAGTCAGGACCTACTCTTGTTAA
- the ppfia1 gene encoding liprin-alpha-1 isoform X2 — MMCEVMPTISEAEGPGGGGGSGRRGSGSPLQSDSEGHFESLMVSMLEERDRLLETLRETQENLGLTQGKLHEVSHERDSLQRQLNTALPQEFAALTKEVNVCREQLLEKEEEIAELKAERNNTRLLLEHLECLVSRHERSLRMTVVKRQAQSPAGVSSEVEVLKALKSLFEHHKALDEKVRERLRVALERCSALEEQLTISHKELAYLREQSSLKRGLADGTSDVNHNSENTPNTNGKRSSDGSLSQEDESAPGYRKVGELQEMVDRQTADLSQMKERMATMAGRVSELEEDLDTARKDLIKSEDSNTRLQRDLRESMAQKEDMEERITTLEKRYLAAQREATSVHDLNDKLENEVANKDSLFRQTEERNRQLQEKLELAEQKLQQTIRKAETLPEVEAELAQRVAALTKAEERHGNVEERLKQLEAQLEEKNQELLRARQREKMNEEHNKRLSETVDKLLTESNERLQLHLKERMSALEDKNALIRELEHTKKLIEESHHEKDQLLIQIETMRAETEQGRGGNNSLLHGRSPMGSTPDFRYPVSASSMMDSNSDHFGGALVLRRPQKGRVAALRDEPSKVQTLNEQEWERVQQANVLANVAHAFESDMDASDLEDDRETIFSSVDLLSPGQADAQTLALMLQEQLDAINNEIRMIQEEKENTAIRAEEIECRVGSGDSLGGRFRSMSSIPPSLCAGSSVGGSPPGSGSSTPRRIPRSPNRELDRMGVMTLPSDLRKHRRKASQDDKATIRCETSPPTTPRSMRLNREGGHAASQEDIRDIRGLAGLQDGQGSDPSSSNSSQDSLNKAAKKKSIKSSIGRLFGKKEKGRPSIPGKESPSQAGTPEGENSPKDGLGMGTLGGAAEKNRKLQKKHELLEEARRQGLPFAQWDGPTVVVWLELWVGMPAWYVAACRANVKSGAIMSALSDTEIQREIGISNPLHRLKLRLAIQEIMSLTSPSAPPTSRTSTGNVWVTHEEMESLAATPPTEDDEGSWAQTLAYGDMNHEWIGNEWLPSLGLPQYRSYFMESLVDARMLDHLTKKDLRGQLKMVDSFHRNSFQCGVMCLRRLNYDRKELERKREESQMDLKDVLVWSNERLISWVQSIGLKEYSANLYESGVHGALLSLDETFDHNTLALLLQIPMQNTQARATLEREYNSLLAIGTDRRMEEDDDKNFRRAPSWRKKFRPKDMRVISLGASDTLPANFRVTSSNTASPSMQPKRSPMDGSQSIQRLDTATVRTYSC, encoded by the exons ATGATGTGCGAGGTGATGCCTACCATCAGTGAGGCAGAAGGGCCTGGCGGGGGAGGAGGCAGCGGTCGACGGGGCTCTGGTTCGCCGCTACAGTCAGACTCTGAAGGTCATTTTGAGTCGCTGATGGTATCCATGCTGGAGGAGAGGGATCGTCTTCTGGAGACTCTGAGAGAGACTCAGGAGAATCTGGGATTGACCCAGGGAAAACTGCATGAGGTCAGCCATGAGAGAGACTCGCTGCAGAGGCAACTGAACACGGCACTACCTCAG GAGTTTGCTGCTCTGACGAAGGAGGTGAATGTGTGTCGGGAGCAGCTCttggaaaaagaggaagagatTGCTGAATTAAAGGCGGAGAGGAACAACACACGG CTGTTGTTGGAGCACCTTGAGTGTCTGGTATCACGACATGAGCGCAGTCTGAGAATGACAGTCGTAAAGCGGCAGGCACAGTCTCCTGCAGGGGTCTCCAGTGAAGTGGAAGTACTCAAAGCACTCAAGTCGTTATTTGAACATCATAAAGCCCTCGATGAGAAG GTGAGAGAGAGACTCCGCGTGGCTCTGGAGCGATGCAGTGCTCTGGAGGAGCAACTCACCATCTCACACAAAGAA TTGGCATACCTGCGGGAGCAGAGCAGTCTGAAGAGAGGATTGGCGGATGGCACCAGTGACGTGAACCACAACTCTGAAAACACTCCCAACACCAATGGcaag AGGTCATCAGACGGCTCCTTAAGTCAAGAAGATGAGTCCGCACCGGGCTACAGAAAGGTCGGTGAGCTCCAAGAGATGGTGGACCGCCAGACAGCTGATCTCAGTCAGATGAAGGAGCGCATGGCAACAATGGCAGGGCGGGTgtcggagctggaggaggacctGGACACTGCCAGAAAAGACCTCATCAAGTCTGAAGACTCCAACACACGGCTTCAGAGGGACCTAAGAGAG TCAATGGCTCAGAAGGAAGACATGGAGGAGAGGATCACTACTCTGGAGAAACGTTACCTAGCAGCTCAGCGAGAGGCGACTTCCGTCCACGACCTTAACGACAAGTTGGAGAACGAAGTGGCAAACAAGGATTCACTCTTCAGACAG ACCGAAGAAAGGAATCGACAGCTGCAAGAGAAGCTGGAGCTCGCTGAGCAGAAGCTTCAGCAAACCATTCGTAAAGCTGAGACCCTGCCTGaggtggaggcagagctggCTCAAAGAGTTGCCGCCCTCACTAAG GCTGAGGAACGCCATGGCAACGTGGAGGAGAGACTAAAACAGCTGGAGGCACAGCTAGAGGAGAAGAACCAGGAGCTTCTGAGA GCGCGACAGCGTGAGAAGATGAATGAAGAGCACAACAAGCGACTTTCAGAGACCGTTGACAAGCTGCTGACCGAGTCCAATGAACGACTTCAGCTGCACCTGAAGGAAAGGATGTCTGCCCTGGAGGACAAG AATGCCCTGATCAGGGAACTGGAGCACACCAAGAAACTGATTGAGGAATCTCACCATGAAAAG GATCAGCTGCTGATCCAAATTGAGACAATGAGAGCAGAGACAGAGCAGGGACGCGGCGGGAACAACTCCTTACTACACGG ACGTTCACCGATGGGCAGTACTCCAGACTTCAGATATCCAGTGTCGGCATCGTCAATGATGGACAGTAACTCGGATCACTTTGGTGGTGCTTTGGTTCTGAGGCGACCTCAAAAGGGGCGAGTGGCCGCCCTGCGGGACGAGCCGTCCAAG GTGCAGACCCTGAACGAGCAGGAGTGGGAGCGCGTGCAGCAGGCTAACGTGCTGGCCAACGTGGCCCACGCTTTCGAGAGTGACATGGATGCATCTGACCTGGAGGATGACCGTGAGACTATCTTCAGTTCGGTAGACCTTCTGTCGCCTGGCCAGGCAGATGCCCAAACACTGGCTTTGATGCTGCAGGAACAGCTCGATGCCATTAACAACGAAATACG AATGATccaagaggagaaggagaacacTGCCATCCGGGCGGAGGAGATCGAGTGTCGAGTGGGAAGTGGTGACAGTCTTGGAGGGCGTTTCCGCTCTATGAGCTCCATTCCTCCATCGCTGTGTGCCGGCTCCTCAGTGGGTGGTTCACCACCAGGCTCTGGTAGCTCCACACCAAGAAGGATCCCCCGCAGTCCCAATAGGGAACTGGACCGAATGGGCGTCATGACCCTG CCTAGTGACCTGCGCAAGCACCGCAGGAAG GCTTCTCAGGATGACAAAGCCACAATCCGATGTGAAACGTCTCCTCCCACAACTCCCCGCTCCATGCGTttgaacagagagggaggacaCGCTGCCAGCCAAGAGGACATTCGGGATATCAGGGG GCTGGCCGGTCTGCAGGATGGTCAGGGCAGTGaccccagcagcagcaacagcagccaggATTCTCTCAACAAGGCTGCCAAAAAGAAAAGTATCAAGTCTTCAATCGGACGCCTATTCGGGAAGAAGGAGAAGGGCCGACCCAGCATTCCTGGAAAAGAGTCCCCTAGTCAAG CAGGAACTCCAGAGGGTGAGAACTCGCCAAAGGACGGTTTGGGAATGGGAACGTTGGGAGGAGCCGCTGAGAAGAACAGGAAGCTGCAGAAAAA ACATGAGTTGCTTGAAGAAGCTCGAAGACAAGGCTTGCCTTTCGCTCAGTGGGACGGTCCCACCGTGGTGGTCTGGCTTGAG CTCTGGGTGGGCATGCCGGCCTGGTACGTGGCTGCCTGTCGGGCCAATGTCAAGAGTGGCGCCATCATGTCCGCGCTGTCGGACACAGAGATCCAGAGAGAAATCGGCATCAGCAATCCACTGCACCGACTTAAGCTCCGCCTTGCCATCCAAGAAATCATGTCCCTCACCAGCCCGTCTGCTCCTCCCACGTCCAGAACG TCCACAGGAAACGTTTGGGTCACGCATGAAGAAATGGAAAGTTTGGCGGCCACGCCCCCCACG GAGGATGACGAGGGCAGCTGGGCCCAG ACGCTGGCGTACGGCGACATGAATCATGAGTGGATAGGTAATGAATGGCTGCCCAGCCTGGGTCTCCCACAGTACCGCTCCTACTTCATGGAATCCCTGGTGGACGCCCGCATGCTGGACCACCTGACCAAAAAGGACCTGCGAGGACAGCTGAAGATGGTGGATAGCTTTCACAG GAACAGCTTTCAGTGTGGAGTCATGTGTTTGCGGAGACTGAACTACGACAGGAAAGAGCTTGAAAGGAAAAGAGAGGAATCTCAGATGGACCTTAAAG ACGTGCTTGTGTGGAGTAATGAGCGCCTCATCAGCTGGGTTCAGTCAATTGGCCTGAAAGAGTACAGTGCAAACCTCTATGAGAGCGGAGTCCATGGAGCCCTGCTGTCCTTGGATGAGACCTTCGACCACAACACTCTTGCTCTGCTGCTACAGATCCCTATGCAGAACACACAG GCCAGAGCGACCCTGGAGCGAGAGTACAACAGTCTCCTGGCCATCGGAACAGATCGCAGAATGGAAGAG GACGACGACAAGAACTTCCGTCGTGCTCCATCATGGAGAAAGAAGTTTCGACCCAAAGACATGAGGGTGATATCGCTGGGTGCCTCCGACACGCTGCCTGCAAACTTCAGAGTGACCAGCAGCAACACGGCGTCTCCCTCCATGCAGCCAAAGAGAAGTCCCATGGATG GAAGTCAGTCTATACAGAGGCTGGACACTGCCACAGTCAGGACCTACTCTTGTTAA
- the ppfia1 gene encoding liprin-alpha-1 isoform X10, whose amino-acid sequence MMCEVMPTISEAEGPGGGGGSGRRGSGSPLQSDSEGHFESLMVSMLEERDRLLETLRETQENLGLTQGKLHEVSHERDSLQRQLNTALPQEFAALTKEVNVCREQLLEKEEEIAELKAERNNTRLLLEHLECLVSRHERSLRMTVVKRQAQSPAGVSSEVEVLKALKSLFEHHKALDEKVRERLRVALERCSALEEQLTISHKELAYLREQSSLKRGLADGTSDVNHNSENTPNTNGKRSSDGSLSQEDESAPGYRKVGELQEMVDRQTADLSQMKERMATMAGRVSELEEDLDTARKDLIKSEDSNTRLQRDLRESMAQKEDMEERITTLEKRYLAAQREATSVHDLNDKLENEVANKDSLFRQTEERNRQLQEKLELAEQKLQQTIRKAETLPEVEAELAQRVAALTKAEERHGNVEERLKQLEAQLEEKNQELLRARQREKMNEEHNKRLSETVDKLLTESNERLQLHLKERMSALEDKNALIRELEHTKKLIEESHHEKDQLLIQIETMRAETEQGRGGNNSLLHGRSPMGSTPDFRYPVSASSMMDSNSDHFGGALVLRRPQKGRVAALRDEPSKVQTLNEQEWERVQQANVLANVAHAFESDMDASDLEDDRETIFSSVDLLSPGQADAQTLALMLQEQLDAINNEIRMIQEEKENTAIRAEEIECRVGSGDSLGGRFRSMSSIPPSLCAGSSVGGSPPGSGSSTPRRIPRSPNRELDRMGVMTLPSDLRKHRRKASQDDKATIRCETSPPTTPRSMRLNREGGHAASQEDIRDIRGLAGLQDGQGSDPSSSNSSQDSLNKAAKKKSIKSSIGRLFGKKEKGRPSIPGKESPSQAGTPEGENSPKDGLGMGTLGGAAEKNRKLQKNPKTGHELLEEARRQGLPFAQWDGPTVVVWLELWVGMPAWYVAACRANVKSGAIMSALSDTEIQREIGISNPLHRLKLRLAIQEIMSLTSPSAPPTSRTTLAYGDMNHEWIGNEWLPSLGLPQYRSYFMESLVDARMLDHLTKKDLRGQLKMVDSFHRNSFQCGVMCLRRLNYDRKELERKREESQMDLKDVLVWSNERLISWVQSIGLKEYSANLYESGVHGALLSLDETFDHNTLALLLQIPMQNTQARATLEREYNSLLAIGTDRRMEEDDDKNFRRAPSWRKKFRPKDMRVISLGASDTLPANFRVTSSNTASPSMQPKRSPMDGSQSIQRLDTATVRTYSC is encoded by the exons ATGATGTGCGAGGTGATGCCTACCATCAGTGAGGCAGAAGGGCCTGGCGGGGGAGGAGGCAGCGGTCGACGGGGCTCTGGTTCGCCGCTACAGTCAGACTCTGAAGGTCATTTTGAGTCGCTGATGGTATCCATGCTGGAGGAGAGGGATCGTCTTCTGGAGACTCTGAGAGAGACTCAGGAGAATCTGGGATTGACCCAGGGAAAACTGCATGAGGTCAGCCATGAGAGAGACTCGCTGCAGAGGCAACTGAACACGGCACTACCTCAG GAGTTTGCTGCTCTGACGAAGGAGGTGAATGTGTGTCGGGAGCAGCTCttggaaaaagaggaagagatTGCTGAATTAAAGGCGGAGAGGAACAACACACGG CTGTTGTTGGAGCACCTTGAGTGTCTGGTATCACGACATGAGCGCAGTCTGAGAATGACAGTCGTAAAGCGGCAGGCACAGTCTCCTGCAGGGGTCTCCAGTGAAGTGGAAGTACTCAAAGCACTCAAGTCGTTATTTGAACATCATAAAGCCCTCGATGAGAAG GTGAGAGAGAGACTCCGCGTGGCTCTGGAGCGATGCAGTGCTCTGGAGGAGCAACTCACCATCTCACACAAAGAA TTGGCATACCTGCGGGAGCAGAGCAGTCTGAAGAGAGGATTGGCGGATGGCACCAGTGACGTGAACCACAACTCTGAAAACACTCCCAACACCAATGGcaag AGGTCATCAGACGGCTCCTTAAGTCAAGAAGATGAGTCCGCACCGGGCTACAGAAAGGTCGGTGAGCTCCAAGAGATGGTGGACCGCCAGACAGCTGATCTCAGTCAGATGAAGGAGCGCATGGCAACAATGGCAGGGCGGGTgtcggagctggaggaggacctGGACACTGCCAGAAAAGACCTCATCAAGTCTGAAGACTCCAACACACGGCTTCAGAGGGACCTAAGAGAG TCAATGGCTCAGAAGGAAGACATGGAGGAGAGGATCACTACTCTGGAGAAACGTTACCTAGCAGCTCAGCGAGAGGCGACTTCCGTCCACGACCTTAACGACAAGTTGGAGAACGAAGTGGCAAACAAGGATTCACTCTTCAGACAG ACCGAAGAAAGGAATCGACAGCTGCAAGAGAAGCTGGAGCTCGCTGAGCAGAAGCTTCAGCAAACCATTCGTAAAGCTGAGACCCTGCCTGaggtggaggcagagctggCTCAAAGAGTTGCCGCCCTCACTAAG GCTGAGGAACGCCATGGCAACGTGGAGGAGAGACTAAAACAGCTGGAGGCACAGCTAGAGGAGAAGAACCAGGAGCTTCTGAGA GCGCGACAGCGTGAGAAGATGAATGAAGAGCACAACAAGCGACTTTCAGAGACCGTTGACAAGCTGCTGACCGAGTCCAATGAACGACTTCAGCTGCACCTGAAGGAAAGGATGTCTGCCCTGGAGGACAAG AATGCCCTGATCAGGGAACTGGAGCACACCAAGAAACTGATTGAGGAATCTCACCATGAAAAG GATCAGCTGCTGATCCAAATTGAGACAATGAGAGCAGAGACAGAGCAGGGACGCGGCGGGAACAACTCCTTACTACACGG ACGTTCACCGATGGGCAGTACTCCAGACTTCAGATATCCAGTGTCGGCATCGTCAATGATGGACAGTAACTCGGATCACTTTGGTGGTGCTTTGGTTCTGAGGCGACCTCAAAAGGGGCGAGTGGCCGCCCTGCGGGACGAGCCGTCCAAG GTGCAGACCCTGAACGAGCAGGAGTGGGAGCGCGTGCAGCAGGCTAACGTGCTGGCCAACGTGGCCCACGCTTTCGAGAGTGACATGGATGCATCTGACCTGGAGGATGACCGTGAGACTATCTTCAGTTCGGTAGACCTTCTGTCGCCTGGCCAGGCAGATGCCCAAACACTGGCTTTGATGCTGCAGGAACAGCTCGATGCCATTAACAACGAAATACG AATGATccaagaggagaaggagaacacTGCCATCCGGGCGGAGGAGATCGAGTGTCGAGTGGGAAGTGGTGACAGTCTTGGAGGGCGTTTCCGCTCTATGAGCTCCATTCCTCCATCGCTGTGTGCCGGCTCCTCAGTGGGTGGTTCACCACCAGGCTCTGGTAGCTCCACACCAAGAAGGATCCCCCGCAGTCCCAATAGGGAACTGGACCGAATGGGCGTCATGACCCTG CCTAGTGACCTGCGCAAGCACCGCAGGAAG GCTTCTCAGGATGACAAAGCCACAATCCGATGTGAAACGTCTCCTCCCACAACTCCCCGCTCCATGCGTttgaacagagagggaggacaCGCTGCCAGCCAAGAGGACATTCGGGATATCAGGGG GCTGGCCGGTCTGCAGGATGGTCAGGGCAGTGaccccagcagcagcaacagcagccaggATTCTCTCAACAAGGCTGCCAAAAAGAAAAGTATCAAGTCTTCAATCGGACGCCTATTCGGGAAGAAGGAGAAGGGCCGACCCAGCATTCCTGGAAAAGAGTCCCCTAGTCAAG CAGGAACTCCAGAGGGTGAGAACTCGCCAAAGGACGGTTTGGGAATGGGAACGTTGGGAGGAGCCGCTGAGAAGAACAGGAAGCTGCAGAAAAA TCCAAAGACCGG ACATGAGTTGCTTGAAGAAGCTCGAAGACAAGGCTTGCCTTTCGCTCAGTGGGACGGTCCCACCGTGGTGGTCTGGCTTGAG CTCTGGGTGGGCATGCCGGCCTGGTACGTGGCTGCCTGTCGGGCCAATGTCAAGAGTGGCGCCATCATGTCCGCGCTGTCGGACACAGAGATCCAGAGAGAAATCGGCATCAGCAATCCACTGCACCGACTTAAGCTCCGCCTTGCCATCCAAGAAATCATGTCCCTCACCAGCCCGTCTGCTCCTCCCACGTCCAGAACG ACGCTGGCGTACGGCGACATGAATCATGAGTGGATAGGTAATGAATGGCTGCCCAGCCTGGGTCTCCCACAGTACCGCTCCTACTTCATGGAATCCCTGGTGGACGCCCGCATGCTGGACCACCTGACCAAAAAGGACCTGCGAGGACAGCTGAAGATGGTGGATAGCTTTCACAG GAACAGCTTTCAGTGTGGAGTCATGTGTTTGCGGAGACTGAACTACGACAGGAAAGAGCTTGAAAGGAAAAGAGAGGAATCTCAGATGGACCTTAAAG ACGTGCTTGTGTGGAGTAATGAGCGCCTCATCAGCTGGGTTCAGTCAATTGGCCTGAAAGAGTACAGTGCAAACCTCTATGAGAGCGGAGTCCATGGAGCCCTGCTGTCCTTGGATGAGACCTTCGACCACAACACTCTTGCTCTGCTGCTACAGATCCCTATGCAGAACACACAG GCCAGAGCGACCCTGGAGCGAGAGTACAACAGTCTCCTGGCCATCGGAACAGATCGCAGAATGGAAGAG GACGACGACAAGAACTTCCGTCGTGCTCCATCATGGAGAAAGAAGTTTCGACCCAAAGACATGAGGGTGATATCGCTGGGTGCCTCCGACACGCTGCCTGCAAACTTCAGAGTGACCAGCAGCAACACGGCGTCTCCCTCCATGCAGCCAAAGAGAAGTCCCATGGATG GAAGTCAGTCTATACAGAGGCTGGACACTGCCACAGTCAGGACCTACTCTTGTTAA